Proteins encoded within one genomic window of Gadus chalcogrammus isolate NIFS_2021 chromosome 6, NIFS_Gcha_1.0, whole genome shotgun sequence:
- the kank1a gene encoding KN motif and ankyrin repeat domain-containing protein 1a isoform X1 → MAQTMHVNGNGPERGQGCPSAEEEKASVAPYYVETPYGYQLDLDFLKYVDDIERGNTIKKLSIHRKPKVAKPAAVPRGGSVGGSTHAEWTSTDSLSSSNSDDNKQSPVFFTSRLQVAPPLTPTLGRRAGPHEPPPPPPQHSCSIASESRPLLPPPSPRVAPRHNPQVEKTLMETRWRLEQERLLMQHHTEPAVPRRRLASFGGTGSNSSLSSFTGSLAQSQISPSGHPPLALNGHLHNGEYNPYYPPSVGSSIRHSPMSSGMTTPVTNVSPMHLQHIREQMMVALKKLKELEEQVKTIPILQVKIAVLQEEKRQLTAQSKSTAPAGFRKRSYSVGCAEQLESQGSPVQRDAELHITEPEAKEQNLQQLEEFRRLAAEVQSLERKTQDNTRADVRKDQSAAAQNRTPQQSVGLAIDENMNDLSVAHSKPLKRSYRDAGVVTERRDTRSAGVGVTEVMLGVTSEAEKELELQQQTIEALKEQVYRLEVQLKETTHQMEMSKLKLELQAAGGPSKKKVDKGCTARPEMYSASVEAKVQTQSQGVGNHLETANAGTSKSLHTQTVGVSCTPSVQSVATGPEVPMERWLVRERVEVKDQCVGRRVDTHNQSEGVEVEVCEAGVNTEETMDTLVASQTSTKESRSVGCGDCSVDVNVSPVKTLVTQGTNPDFVCTLDHGVMVIPESTSRQTSTDLEVSSKATNTKTSVMADSFTSTTLVTCDKRTSTVITEMRTVGAGEGLVRDLQTAAKKRSVAVGTSTEADTLGQSPSVKTKDCGVGTASIHHNFLVGSITRTIACGPSQPPERVEGGHKEAVEAKVQAVSTEAPSQGGAGLDHYIERVQKLLQEQQMLLAENYSELADAFGQPQSQFGSINSELVNTLSSINSVMKYGSVEDIVALQTDPEAARKEVSVQEVSQPQPRVKDLSAADLSAASLAAAEKPGSPRTQPSPSELKSRMDQQMSSALHGEPCHQSTLKSIMKKKDGRPGSNGTKKNLQFVGVNGGYESTSSDDSSSEDSSSSGSDDDDDDDDEEEKEKEEQEVNGAKEEHGKVEEETTGEEYRNEGAVDVQMKTEEEEEEGQEKSETRESRSELSEKMVAACHVLKAHLSDPKAVSSKDLRASLNTVQHEWFRVSSQKAALSGTVEDYLDGFAGVSPGVLRHVVNMADGNGNTALHYSVSHSNFQVVRKLLDADVCNVNQQNKAGYTPIMLAALAAVECPEDMRIVEELFGQGDVNARASQAGQTGLMLAVSHGRMDMVRALLVQGADVNVQDDEGSTALMCASEHGHVEIVKLLLGQPGCDATLSDSDESNALSIALEAGHKDIAVLLYAHVNFSKAQSPGTPRLGRKTSPSPTRRSMFD, encoded by the exons AAAGAGGGCAGGGTTGCCCAAGCgccgaggaggagaaggcgtcCGTCGCCCCCTACTATGTTGAAACCCCGTACGGGTATCAGCTGGACCTGGACTTCCTCAAGTATGTGGACGACATCGAGAGAGGAAACACCATCAAGAAGCTGAGCATTCACCGGAAGCCCAAAGTGGCCAAGCCCGCCGCCGTGCCCCGGGGCGGCTCCGTCGGGGGCAGCACTCACGCCGAGTGGACCTCCACGgactccctgtcctcctccaacAGTGACGACAACAAGCAGTCCCCCGTGTTCTTCACCTCCAGGCTCCAGGTCGCCCCCCCGCTGACCCCCACTCTGGGCCGACGGGCCGGCCCCCacgagccgccgccgccgcctccccaACATTCTTGTTCCATCGCCTCCGAGTCCAGGCCGCTGCTGCCCCCGCCTTCCCCGAGGGTCGCCCCCCGCCACAACCCCCAGGTGGAGAAGACCCTGATGGAGACCCGCTGGAGGCTGGAGCAGGAGCGCCTGCTCATGCAGCACCACACCGAGCCCGCCgtcccccgccgccgcctcgcCAGTTTCGGGGGCACGGGCTCCAACAGCTCCTTGTCGTCCTTCACCGGTTCGCTGGCCCAGAGTCAGATCTCCCCTAGCGGCCACCCGCCCCTGGCGCTCAACGGACACCTGCACAACGGGGAGTACAACCCCTACTACCCGCCCTCGGTGGGGAGCTCCATCCGCCACAGTCCCATGAGCTCGGGCATGACGACCCCCGTGACCAACGTCAGCCCCATGCATCTGCAGCACATCCGGGAGCAGATGATGGTGGCCCTGAAGAAGCTCAaagagctggaggagcaggtgaagACCATCCCCATCTTGCAGGTCAAGATAGCGGtcctgcaggaggagaagaggcaaCTGACGGCCCAATCCAAGAGCACGGCCCCGGCGGGCTTCCGCAAGCGCTCCTACAGCGTGGGCTGTGCCGAGCAGCTGGAGAGCCAGGGGAGCCCCGTGCAGAGGGACGCCGAGTTGCACATCACGGAGCCGGAGGCGAAGGAGCAGAATCTCCAGCAGCTCGAGGAGTTCCGACGCCTGGCCGCCGAAGTCCAGTCGCTGGAGAGGAAGACCCAGGACAACACCAGGGCCGACGTTCGGAAAGACCAGTCGGCCGCCGCGCAGAACCGGACTCCCCAGCAATCGGTCGGGCTCGCCATCGATGAAAACATGAACGACCTCAGCGTCGCCCATAGTAAACCGTTAAAACGCAGTTATCGGGATGCGGGCGTGGTGACGGAGCGCCGGGACACCCGCAGCGCCGGGGTGGGTGTGACGGAGGTCATGCTGGGCGTGACCAGTGAGGCGGAGAAGGAGctggagctccagcagcagaCCATCGAGGCCCTCAAGGAGCAGGTGTACCGCCTCGAGGTTCAGCTGAAGGAGACCACCCACCAGATGGAGATGAGCAAACTCAAGCTGGAGCTGCAGGCAGCGGGGGGACCCAGCAAGAAGAAGGTCGACAAAGGTTGCACGGCGAGGCCGGAGATGTACAGTGCCAGCGTGGAGGCAAAGGTGCAGACACAGAGTCAGGGAGTGGGGAATCACCTGGAGACCGCCAATGCTGGGACCTCCAAGAGTCTGCACACCCAGACGGTGGGGGTTTCCTGCACGCCCAGCGTGCAGAGCGTCGCCACGGGGCCCGAGGTGCCCATGGAGAGGTGGCTGGTGCGAGAGCGAGTGGAGGTGAAGGATCAGTGTGTCGGGAGACGGGTAGATACGCACAACCAGAGCGAGGGCGTAGAGGTGGAGGTCTGCGAGGCCGGAGTCAACACAGAGGAAACGATGGACACCTTGGTTGCAAGTCAAACGTCGACGAAGGAATCGAGGTCAGTTGGCTGTGGTGATTGCTCCGTAGACGTGAACGTGAGTCCGGTCAAAACGCTGGTGACTCAAGGAACCAACCCCGACTTTGTGTGCACGTTGGACCACGGCGTCATGGTCATTCCCGAGTCCACGTCTCGCCAAACCAGTACCGACCTGGAAGTGTCCAGCAAGGCCACCAACACGAAAACGTCAGTCATGGCTGATTCCTTCACAAGCACGACGCTTGTGACCTGTGACAAACGCACCAGCACGGTGATCACCGAGATGAGGACAGTCGGCGCGGGGGAGGGCCTCGTACGAGATCTCCAGACCGCCGCAAAGAAGCGATCGGTCGCCGTGGGAACCTCCACCGAGGCGGACACACTGGGCCAGTCGCCCTCCGTCAAAACCAAAGACTGCGGGGTGGGGACGGCGAGCATCCACCACAACTTCCTTGTCGGGTCGATCACCCGGACTATAGCGTGCGGACCGTCGCAGCCCCCGGAACGCGTGGAGGGCGGCCAtaaggaggcggtggaggccaAGGTTCAGGCGGTGTCGACGGAGGCGCCATCCCAGGGGGGCGCCGGGCTGGACCACTACATCGAGAGGGTCCAGAAGCTGTTGCAAGAGCAGCAGATGCTGCTGGCGGAGAACTACAGTGAGCTGGCCGACGCCTTCGGCCAGCCCCAGAGCCAGTTTGGGTCCATCAACAGCGAGCTGGTCAACACGCTGTCCTCCATCAACTCGGTCATGAAGTACGGCAGCGTGGAGGACATTGTGGCGCTGCAGACCGACCCGGAGGCTGCGCGCAAAG AAGTAAGTGTGCAGGAGGTCTCCCAGCCACAGCCCCGGGTCAAAGACCTCTCGGCGGCCGACCTGAGCGCCGCGTCCCTCGCCGCGGCCGAGAAGCCCGGCAGCCCGCGCACGCAGCCCAGCCCGTCCGAGCTCAAGAGCCGCATGGACCAACAGATGTCCTCGGCGCTGCACG GAGAGCCATGTCATCAGAGCACCCTGAAATCCATCATGAAAAAGAAAGATGGCCGTCCTGGCTCCAATGGAACCAAGAAGAACCTGCAGTTTGTTGGAGTCAAtggagg GTATGAATCTACGTCAAGCGACGACTCGAGCTCAGAGGACAGTAGCTCTTCGGGGtcagacgacgacgacgacgacgacgacgaggaggagaaggagaaggaggagcaggaggtgaacGGTGCAAAGGAGGAACATGGGAAAGTAGAGGAAGAGACAACCGGGGAGGAGTATCGTAACGAGGGAGCAGTGGATGTGCAGAtgaagacggaggaggaggaggaggaaggtcaaGAGAAGAGCGAGACAAGAGAGAG CAGGAGTGAGCTAAGTGAGAAGATGGTGGCGGCCTGCCACGTCCTGAAGGCCCACCTCAGCGACCCCAAGGCGGTGAGCAGTAAAGACCTG aggGCGAGCCTGAACACGGTGCAGCATGAGTGGTTCCGCGTGTCCAGCCAGAAGGCGGCGCTGTCGGGCACGGTGGAGGACTACCTGGACGGCTTCGCCGGCGTGTCGCCCGGCGTGCTGCGGCACGTGGTCAACATGGCCGACGGCAACGGCAACACGGCGCTGCACTACAGCGTCTCGCACTCCAACTTCCAGGTGGTGCGGAAGCTTCTGGACGCAG ACGTGTGCAACGTGAACCAGCAGAACAAGGCGGGCTACACGCCCATCATGCTGGCGGCGCTGGCGGCGGTGGAGTGCCCCGAGGACATGCGCATCGTGGAGGAGCTGTTCGGCCAGGGGGACGTCAACGCGCGCGCTAGCCAG GCGGGTCAGACGGGGCTGATGCTGGCGGTCAGCCATGGCAGGATGGACATGGTGCGGGCCCTGTTGGTGCAGGGGGCCGACGTCAACGTCCAGGACGACGAGGGCTCCACGGCCCTGATGTGCGCCAGCGAGCACGGCCACGTGGAGATCGTCAAGCTGCTGCTGGGCCAGCCCGGCTGCGACGCCACCCTCAGCGACAGC GACGAGAGTAACGCCCTCTCCATAGCGCTGGAGGCCGGACACAAGGACATCGCCGTGCTGCTGTATGCACACGTCAACTTCTCCAAAGCTCAGTCCCCG GGTACGCCTCGCCTGGGCAGAAAGACGTCGCCCAGTCCCACGAGAAGAAGCATGTTTGATTAG